The sequence CCGTTATATCCAGGTAGTACTACAGCCATCAGAAGCAGGTATAATCACGGAGCAGCTAGTCCACTGTCTGGGTCTGCGATGGGACGCAGCGGACTGGGAAGCACTAGGGTCATCAATAGGGCACTTCAAATGGACATCGTTCCTGGCCGTGCTAGAAGCAAAGTACTGCTGTGATCAGCAACTACACTCAGAAGCCTTATTAGAAGCTGTAGCTGAAATTTATGACGTATTCAttgaagatattattaaaaaggttgggcaattacaaattaaacataaaaaaactgatTCGTTAATCtttcaatttagattttttataataagtcttAGTAAAGtaaccaattattttattttagggtTACCTTTTCAAACGCGGCTATCTTTTACCTACAATGAGAGAATACTGGTGCGTCCTCCAGCCTTGCGCTCTTACTTATTATAAGAGTTCCTCACAAAAAGACCAATGCGGTAGGATCGTCATAGATGAATACTGTTCAGTAGAAGCAGCCGTTGGTGAAGGGAAAATACAACGGTTTCAGCTCATCACTCCCGAGAGAACCTTTGAATTTGGGACTCAGGATCACAAGTGAGTTAATTTTGTtgtgttgaatatttaatacatatcagCATCTTAAAAACAGAAGATTATTATTAGagatagtttaataaaattaagctagttattacatttatatttaaggaGTCGTCTTCAATGGCTCTCAGCGCTACGCCAAGCGGCAGCAGTGTCCGGCGGAGCAGATGGCTACCAACGCCGCGCACGCGCAGGGAGACGAGGGGCGGGAGCGAGGAGGGAGCAAGAAGTTCGAGAAACGCGAGCAAGACTGCAATTAGAGGTGCGCGCGAGATTGGCAGCTGAAGCACAAGCCCAGGTAagattataagtatttatatgtcGCTAAATACATCTTATAATGAACATTCAAATATTCTAGTTTAAAAGCTTAGACAAATAGTTAGTACTAAGTACCTAGTTTTTTTCCAGGAGTTAGCAGAATTGGCGCAACAGGATAACAAAAAATTAGAAGAACTGAAAAACGCCCAAGCAGAACTAGAAAGGCTTCTCCAAGAAGAAACACAAGCCAAGAGAGACGAAGAAATTGTTAGAGCATTACAAGCCAGGTATCTAAAAGAACTTGAAAAATTAAGATCGGTAGCTACAACTAGTGTTTTTAatacaagataaatattatattgatatacaaATATTGAAGTAACGTATGAATAAGCTTCTATATGAACAAATAACTTGTAATTTTCAGAGTATTAGCAGAAGAATGGGAGAGGAGGGAAGAATTAGAAAGATTAcaagaagaacaaaacaaaatgctAGAAGAAGAAAGACTGAAACGAAAACAATTCGAAATGCTGCAAGCAGAAAAAGAAGCACAATACAGAGGTTTGATTTGTTTAGtctatctaatatattatatagtaagaaGCATGTAGTTTTGTTAAGACAAAGATTTAAAGCATATTATTACAATCAATTACTGTTTTGAGaaaataaacacttattttaatacaatatcgtACTATTTCGCTATACTTTTAATTAGAAGAAAATACgacaacttttaaatatatgacaagCAGACATTTTGTGCCTGCCCGTACCATCCGGTTCGCCTATATGTCATCGCCGTACGAAAACCTCCTTACTTAGATCTTCGCAGCTATCTCTTACGGCTCGCCTCGACGTCGCgcgtaacaatatattatattggtagGATTGATTCCTATgacaatttttacttttttacataaagaaatagaaacaaatgttttactccttttacaaaaatttacacgatgttatgaaatatttataattatacagtaaagtaacagtctgtgaatttcccactccTGGGCTAAGGCTCCCTCtcattttttgaggagaaagtctTATGAGAAagtgagcttattccaccaatctgctccaatgcgggttggcggaatacacatgtggcagaatttaagcgaagcacgagatgaattaagaaacaaattaagcacgtgaaaattcagtgtcgCTTGCCAGGGCGCGAACCACTTtatctaaccactgggccatctcggatcttatttataattatatccaattaaaacaatagtgctatatacatataaaaataaaaatacacaaagatattgtgcttataattcactaatacttttaataaacatCTATAACAGAAGCTGAACGTCGTCTTAAAGAGCTGGAGAAAGAGAAACAGAGCCTGGACGCGGAACTTAAAGCAGCACAATCAAAGATCTCCCAGACGGAGCACAACGCGCATGCGTTGCACGTTCAACTacgagtaaataaatataatccttacttattaatattataaatgcgaatgtatgtttgtttgttacgcttttactaTTACTTAACCAATAATCATGTAGTATCACATATACGTTGTCAGAAGTACAGAAAGAGATATAACACCCCCACTCCAGCAGACGCTGTCGAGGCCATTTGCGCCAAAAGCAACAggtcaattcgaaaaaaaaacccaCTCCCATCACACGCGGCAGATACCTCGGATGGAATCTAGtacatcattataataaatattgcttaagaTGAGAAAATATATTGTCACTCTAAAGATacataagtaaaacaaatagttatttaattatactcatGACATTTACATGTGGTGTCATTGCATAAATAAGATCGAAGCACAAATCGACTTTTCATCAGTCACTGGAcgttaatttatcattaaactaaatataatgtaagctaaacgttttatatcataatgcaaataggtacttaaaatatttattgcacgATATAAAAACAGTTATAAAACTAAGAATAGTTCGGCCAACTAGAATTGCAATTGTAATTTatccttaaataattaattttattctgattcaaccatataaatatttacaaagtaaatatttctgCTGTgattctaataaattaattcatacacAACGAATTACTTAGGACCACAAATGTGTTGGGTACGTGATTGTGCGGTATAGGTATGATATCAAACCTAATAATTTcagaaatttaaatagaaattgtaacacattatttgtatttctaGGATCTAAACCCAGTACTTCGTAATGGCGAACGCGCGAGACGTGCGATATCGTTTGTGCCGACAACGAAGAGCTCATCCGACACCCTCATCGACCTCAGGGCTTTGAGACACTTAAAAACTCTACACGATGAAGaaaagctataaaaataaaatctgtggtatttttgtaaaataggaaaataatttaaaaagtatttcgaAAGATCATGTTTATTTGGAATGAGACAGCAGTCCCAAGAAATAAGGCagctttttaaaagttttgtataatattttgataaaactatCGTAACTTATCAATTTTGAtgtgtatttgatatttatattatacttaggTGCTTGTTTGCTAACtttgattacaaaatattatataaatataaattcacttATCCAAatgaatatacaaacatatacaaaaaaatatttcttgctTTCCGcagtattaaaattgtattctcGAATAACGACtgcttttgtacaaaatagtttattaaagtaaaaaaaaacaatgaaatagttttataattaaaatttttacaattaaagtaGAACACTTCTACTCCTTTCCGCCTTTCTTCTCTGCTGCTGCAACGGCCGCTTGCATTTTCTTCTGCAACTTCTTGAGCTAATGGGATTGTTTGTAGATTAAGGTACTATAGGAAATAGGAAAAACGGCTAAGGCATGGTAGAAAAGTAATGATATAAGGAAAAGGAACGGATTGAGGTTTTTTTCTTCCCCTTTTTACCTTTTCCTTTAAgctgcataaaaatatttttttaaaggaaaaccatacattttaattgaatatcataaataatactttagatTGTATATATTCAGCGTAATCGAAGCTGTTCTATCTAAgttgtatttgaaatatatatgttgcGATTGCGTAAACTTGCCTCGAAAgtttgtcatcatcatcatcaacagccaatcattgtccactgctgaacataggcctctcccaaggtgcgccaaagctccctgtcctccgccttccgcatccagttggggcccgccaccttcttaaggtcatcggtccacctggctggagggcgccctacgctgcgcttgccgattcgcggtctccactctaagactcgtctgctccaacggccatcggtcctacgacatacgtgaccagcccactgccacttcagcctgctaattttgcaagctatgtcggtgactcaggttcttttccggataatctcatttctgatcttatccttcaaagatactccgagcatagctcgctccatagcacgctgagtgactttgaatttgtggactagtcccgcagttagtgtccacgtttcggcaccgtatgtcatggcaggtaagacgaattggttgaagactttcgtcttcaaacattgcggtatagacgacttgaggacttgacgaaggttgccaaatgctgcccatcccaagcgaattcttcgatcggcttccttcttgAAGTTGTttctaccgacttgtattatctgtcctaggtatattcactaacaacttcgagaggtttcccctcgacgtgtatcggtcccggcacgacatgcctattgaacataaccttggtcttgtccaagttcataccgagaccgacacaccgggaagactcgcctaggctacgcagcatttcggtgaattgttccagcgactctgctatgatgacgatatcgtcggcaaatcgaaggtgtgagatgtattCGCCGTTTATATTGACTCCCATCTTTATATtgatacccagtccaatccagcgtcctgaaaacgtcttccaacgcgttggtgaacagtttcggggatattacatccccctgtctcacccctctgcgcagttggatcgccttcgtcttacagtcctggatgtggacagtcattgtagcggcgttgtacagacatctcagtacctcgatatatctccaatcgacatgacatctctgcaatgagtcgagccctgcccaggtttcgatggagtcaaaggctttctcgtaATCCACAAaagccatacacagcggctgattgtaccaTCTGCCGAACAATATGGATGTGGTctacggtgctgtagcctgatcgaaagccggcttgctctgggggctggaactcgtcaagtcgtctggcgagacggttcgagacgactcttgagaacagcttatacacgtgactcaggagggagattggtctgtggtttttcaagagggttttatcgcctttcttgaaaaacagtaccacctcactcccgctccacgtttccggggtcttgccatgttggatgacggaattaaagaggcttgctagctctttcagaaCCGGAGTCCCgtctgccttaagcaactctgttgtgattccgtcatctcccggagctttgttgtttttaagcaagagccgccctaatctcgccttggtcaacgaccgcgagctcctcggagtaatggcgcgtaagaggggcgcgctggtcatcaatactgattcccccgggtttatccgatcttgaagagaacaactgcccataaaacctctctacttctccgacaatctcag comes from Nymphalis io chromosome 15, ilAglIoxx1.1, whole genome shotgun sequence and encodes:
- the LOC126773668 gene encoding differentially expressed in FDCP 6-like, which translates into the protein MSALLKNVTNCIWHAFDSLQINEAVHKSKLKVLTANIGTLLDLYGVEKGLDHYRSSQELTFDEFRYYLQHEVFSSLPKTLNLPVAREYEKKISEVCWFVCKKNLLARDKPIFSDDSVFKLFRIFCLLADLVQDADDASHYVVVLQPSEAGIITEQLVHCLGLRWDAADWEALGSSIGHFKWTSFLAVLEAKYCCDQQLHSEALLEAVAEIYDVFIEDIIKKGYLFKRGYLLPTMREYWCVLQPCALTYYKSSSQKDQCGRIVIDEYCSVEAAVGEGKIQRFQLITPERTFEFGTQDHKSRLQWLSALRQAAAVSGGADGYQRRARAGRRGAGARREQEVRETRARLQLEVRARLAAEAQAQELAELAQQDNKKLEELKNAQAELERLLQEETQAKRDEEIVRALQARVLAEEWERREELERLQEEQNKMLEEERLKRKQFEMLQAEKEAQYREAERRLKELEKEKQSLDAELKAAQSKISQTEHNAHALHVQLRDLNPVLRNGERARRAISFVPTTKSSSDTLIDLRALRHLKTLHDEEKL